In the Microbispora sp. ZYX-F-249 genome, one interval contains:
- a CDS encoding cellulose binding domain-containing protein, translating to MIRKAITAAALVLASTGIAAAPAAADSLGCTATYTITTVWGGSQSQGALAQVTVHNSGSSAIKGWRVSWRYTDGTVVTQVGGAVSLPVIGLPGVYAFGNESYNGDIPIGGSTVFGLMTSGGGGRAPGVTCTPA from the coding sequence ATGATCAGAAAAGCGATCACCGCGGCAGCACTGGTCCTGGCGTCCACCGGGATCGCGGCCGCTCCGGCCGCCGCGGATTCGCTCGGCTGCACGGCGACCTACACGATCACCACTGTGTGGGGTGGTTCGCAGAGCCAGGGCGCGCTCGCACAGGTGACCGTGCACAACAGCGGGTCATCGGCGATCAAGGGCTGGCGTGTGTCGTGGCGTTACACCGACGGCACCGTCGTCACCCAGGTCGGGGGAGCCGTGTCACTCCCGGTGATCGGCCTGCCGGGCGTCTACGCGTTCGGCAACGAGAGCTACAACGGCGACATCCCGATAGGCGGCTCGACCGTCTTCGGCCTCATGACCAGCGGGGGCGGCGGCAGAGCTCCCGGCGTGACCTGCACGCCCGCCTGA
- a CDS encoding sensor histidine kinase: MTGPPRPGTPRTRRLHLMPHTLRARLVVGTLVLLVLACAAAGAASSLLLERFMVERLDQQLSMTAGRFAESLAHEEREEHEHGYPRNPYGERGDSRGQAPGTLGVLVRDGRVGAPAVVGGADPVLSAADERSLAAVPADGLGRTMDLSSGGLGHYRVMAVGNDEGEVLVTGLPLKDVRVTVRRLQMAEIGVFAVVVLVTGIAGAVWVRLSLRPLDRVAATARRVARLPLADGEVALPDGVPDEDPRTEIGQVGEAFNRMLGHVGRALAHRHASEQRMRTFAGDASHELRTPLATVRAHVQLARRDEAAVPDAVRHALERIDAESARMGTLVDDLLLLTRLDAGRPLAREEVDLTRLAIDATGDARAYGPDHRWRLDLPEEPVIVPGDPDRLHQVVANLLGNARAHTPPGTTVTVALRLPGPDGVELTVTDDGPGIPEDLQGEIFERFVRADKARARASGGSGLGLAIVRAVVAAHGGTVDLESRPGRTAFRVMLPLA; encoded by the coding sequence GTGACAGGGCCGCCGCGGCCGGGGACGCCGCGTACGCGCCGCCTCCACCTGATGCCGCACACGCTGCGGGCCCGCCTGGTGGTGGGCACACTGGTGCTGCTCGTGCTCGCCTGCGCCGCGGCGGGGGCCGCCTCGTCCCTCCTGCTCGAACGGTTCATGGTGGAACGACTCGACCAGCAGCTGTCGATGACGGCCGGGCGGTTCGCGGAGAGCCTGGCCCACGAGGAACGCGAGGAGCACGAGCACGGATACCCGCGCAACCCGTACGGCGAGCGCGGGGACTCGCGCGGGCAGGCGCCCGGCACGCTGGGCGTGCTCGTGCGGGACGGCCGGGTGGGGGCGCCGGCGGTCGTGGGCGGGGCCGACCCGGTCCTGTCGGCCGCGGACGAGAGGTCGCTGGCCGCCGTGCCCGCCGACGGGCTCGGGCGCACGATGGACCTGTCCTCGGGAGGCCTCGGCCACTATCGGGTCATGGCCGTCGGCAACGACGAGGGGGAGGTGCTCGTCACCGGCCTGCCGCTGAAGGACGTGCGGGTCACCGTCCGGCGCCTGCAGATGGCCGAGATCGGGGTGTTCGCCGTCGTCGTGCTCGTGACCGGGATCGCCGGGGCCGTGTGGGTGAGGCTGTCGCTGCGCCCGCTGGACCGGGTCGCGGCCACGGCCCGGCGCGTGGCCCGCCTGCCGCTGGCCGACGGCGAGGTCGCGTTGCCCGACGGGGTGCCCGACGAGGACCCCCGCACCGAGATCGGCCAGGTGGGGGAGGCGTTCAACCGCATGCTCGGCCACGTGGGGCGGGCCCTCGCCCACCGCCATGCCAGCGAGCAGCGGATGCGCACCTTCGCCGGCGACGCCAGCCACGAGCTGCGCACCCCGCTCGCCACCGTCCGCGCCCACGTCCAGCTCGCCCGCCGCGACGAGGCGGCCGTCCCCGACGCCGTACGGCACGCCCTGGAACGCATCGACGCCGAGTCGGCCCGCATGGGCACGCTCGTGGACGATCTGCTGCTGCTGACCCGGCTCGACGCCGGCCGCCCGCTGGCGCGCGAGGAGGTCGACCTGACCCGCCTGGCCATCGACGCCACCGGCGACGCCCGCGCCTACGGGCCCGACCACCGCTGGCGGCTCGACCTGCCGGAGGAGCCCGTCATCGTGCCCGGGGACCCCGACCGGCTCCACCAGGTGGTGGCCAACCTGCTGGGCAACGCCCGCGCGCACACCCCGCCCGGTACGACCGTCACCGTCGCCTTGCGTCTCCCGGGGCCGGACGGGGTCGAGCTGACCGTGACCGACGACGGCCCCGGCATTCCCGAGGACCTGCAGGGCGAGATCTTCGAACGGTTCGTCCGCGCCGACAAGGCCCGTGCCCGCGCCTCGGGCGGCAGCGGCCTGGGGCTCGCGATCGTCAGGGCGGTGGTGGCGGCCCACGGCGGCACCGTCGACCTGGAGAGCCGGCCCGGCCGCACGGCGTTCCGCGTCATGCTGCCCCTCGCGTGA
- a CDS encoding response regulator transcription factor, producing MRKTSNDQPGLVRPDGTPVRVLVVDDEPDLVEVLGAVLKYEGWEVRTAADGTSAVKEAREFQPDAVLLDIMLPDFDGLEVLRRLRAEAPDVCVLFLTARDAVEDRIAGITAGGDDYVTKPFSLEEVLARLRGLLRRAGMARSAEGDRLVVGDLVMDEDAREVTRDGELVELTPTEFELLRFLMRNPRRVLSKAQILDRVWSYDFGGQAHVVELYISYLRKKIDAGRRPLIHTVRGVGYVLRP from the coding sequence ATGCGTAAGACTTCGAACGACCAGCCCGGCCTGGTCCGCCCCGATGGAACCCCCGTACGCGTCCTCGTGGTCGACGACGAACCGGACCTCGTCGAGGTCCTCGGCGCGGTGCTGAAATACGAGGGCTGGGAGGTGCGCACGGCGGCCGACGGGACGTCGGCGGTGAAGGAGGCACGGGAGTTCCAGCCCGACGCGGTGCTGCTGGACATCATGCTGCCGGACTTCGACGGGCTGGAGGTGCTTCGCCGCCTGCGTGCCGAGGCCCCGGATGTGTGCGTGCTGTTCCTGACCGCGCGTGACGCCGTCGAGGACCGCATCGCGGGCATCACCGCGGGCGGTGACGACTACGTGACCAAGCCGTTCAGCCTGGAGGAGGTGCTCGCCCGGCTGCGCGGGCTGCTGCGCCGGGCCGGCATGGCGCGCAGTGCCGAGGGCGACCGGCTGGTGGTGGGCGATCTGGTGATGGACGAGGACGCCCGCGAGGTGACCCGCGACGGCGAGCTGGTCGAGCTCACGCCGACCGAGTTCGAGCTGCTGCGCTTCCTCATGCGCAACCCCCGGCGGGTGCTCAGCAAGGCGCAGATCCTCGACCGCGTCTGGTCGTACGACTTCGGCGGGCAGGCGCACGTGGTCGAGCTGTACATCAGCTATCTGCGCAAGAAGATCGACGCCGGCCGGCGGCCGCTGATCCACACGGTGCGGGGCGTGGGATACGTCCTGCGGCCGTGA
- a CDS encoding ferredoxin reductase family protein, translating into MTTTHPGRAVTTGHVHAPPRRVRARPEAVLALIAAGAVAVIGMWWAGTPGIAGPGEYLANAGRVTGLLAGYAIAVLLALMARIPALERGVGSDRLARWHSTGGRYVVGLSVAHMLLIIWGYALTDRTGVVSETVTLNLTYPDVLKATVALLLLVGVGVVSARRIRPKLRYETWFHLHFYTYLAAWLAFGHQLATGAEFAVAPVARTSWYVLYLGVAALLVWYRLLTPARLAVRHRLRVSRVVPETPGVVSVYVTGRRLDRLRAEPGQFFRWRFLTRDLWWSPNPYSLSAPPGTGELRITVKDLGDQSRSLARLRPGTRVIAEGPYGAFTVKSRRARKVLLVAGGVGITPLRALFESVPAAPGDLTLLYRVRDERDLVFRAELEEITAARGATLHYCVGPRSLIGDPFTPATLAGLVPDLADHEAYVCGPAEMTSAVISALRAAGVPRSRVHHESFEF; encoded by the coding sequence GTGACCACCACCCACCCCGGGAGAGCGGTGACGACAGGGCACGTGCATGCGCCGCCGCGGCGCGTACGCGCCCGCCCCGAGGCCGTCCTGGCGCTCATCGCCGCGGGCGCGGTCGCGGTCATCGGCATGTGGTGGGCCGGCACGCCCGGCATCGCGGGTCCGGGCGAATATCTGGCGAACGCCGGCCGCGTCACCGGACTGCTCGCCGGATACGCGATCGCCGTGCTGCTGGCGCTGATGGCCCGGATCCCCGCGCTGGAGCGCGGCGTCGGCTCCGACCGGCTCGCCCGGTGGCACTCGACGGGCGGCCGCTACGTCGTCGGCCTGTCGGTGGCGCACATGCTGTTGATCATCTGGGGCTACGCGCTGACCGACCGCACCGGCGTCGTGAGCGAGACGGTGACGCTCAACCTCACCTATCCCGACGTGCTTAAGGCCACCGTCGCGCTGCTGCTCCTGGTGGGCGTCGGCGTCGTCTCGGCGCGCAGGATCCGCCCGAAACTGCGCTACGAGACGTGGTTCCACCTGCACTTCTACACCTACCTGGCCGCGTGGCTGGCCTTCGGGCACCAGCTCGCCACGGGCGCGGAGTTCGCCGTGGCCCCGGTCGCCCGCACCTCCTGGTACGTCCTCTACCTCGGCGTCGCGGCGCTGCTCGTGTGGTACCGCCTCCTGACGCCCGCGCGGCTGGCCGTACGGCACCGGCTGAGGGTCTCGCGGGTGGTGCCGGAGACCCCCGGGGTCGTCTCCGTGTACGTGACCGGGCGGCGTCTGGACCGGCTGCGGGCCGAACCCGGCCAGTTCTTCCGCTGGCGGTTCCTCACCAGGGACCTGTGGTGGTCCCCCAACCCGTACTCACTGTCCGCCCCGCCCGGCACGGGCGAACTGCGGATCACGGTGAAGGACCTGGGCGACCAGAGCCGCTCTCTGGCCCGCCTGCGGCCCGGCACCCGGGTGATCGCCGAGGGCCCGTACGGCGCGTTCACCGTGAAGTCCCGCAGGGCGCGCAAGGTGCTGCTCGTCGCGGGCGGCGTCGGCATCACCCCGCTGCGCGCGCTGTTCGAGTCGGTGCCCGCCGCCCCCGGCGACCTGACCCTCCTCTACCGCGTGCGCGACGAACGGGACCTGGTGTTCCGCGCCGAGCTCGAGGAGATCACCGCGGCCCGCGGCGCCACCCTGCACTACTGCGTCGGCCCCCGGTCCCTGATCGGCGACCCGTTCACGCCCGCGACGCTCGCCGGGCTGGTGCCGGACCTTGCCGACCACGAGGCGTACGTCTGCGGGCCCGCCGAGATGACGAGCGCCGTCATCTCCGCCCTGCGGGCCGCCGGGGTGCCGAGATCCCGCGTCCACCACGAGTCGTTCGAGTTCTGA
- a CDS encoding FMN-binding protein — translation MRRAILAVLATAVGLVLLLSFKPHEMTAPAQRPAAVAQGDAGATGERGEGPGDGFSGRDRDHDDDHDDEFDDGEFDDGDGGRVGGGSSGSSGSGSSGAAGAPGSSDLTGSSDLTGSWTGPGATAGATSGEKTVTGDSADTRWGPVRVAIVISGGKMAGVKVLDAPASNHRDIRINNEALPILNEQALSAQSARIDTVSGATYTSDGYIRSLQSALDKAGL, via the coding sequence ATGCGCAGAGCCATATTGGCCGTGCTCGCGACCGCCGTCGGTCTCGTGCTGCTGCTGTCGTTCAAGCCCCACGAGATGACGGCGCCGGCCCAGCGCCCCGCCGCCGTCGCCCAGGGCGATGCCGGAGCGACGGGCGAGCGCGGGGAGGGCCCCGGCGACGGCTTCTCCGGCCGTGACCGCGACCACGACGACGACCACGACGACGAGTTCGACGACGGGGAGTTCGACGACGGGGACGGGGGCCGCGTCGGCGGGGGCTCCTCGGGTTCCTCCGGTTCCGGTTCCTCCGGCGCCGCCGGCGCCCCGGGTTCCTCCGACCTCACGGGTTCCTCGGATCTCACGGGTTCCTGGACCGGGCCGGGTGCCACCGCGGGCGCCACCAGCGGCGAGAAGACCGTCACCGGCGACTCCGCCGACACCCGCTGGGGACCGGTGCGGGTCGCGATCGTGATCTCCGGTGGGAAGATGGCCGGCGTCAAGGTGCTCGACGCCCCGGCGAGCAACCACCGCGACATCAGGATCAACAACGAGGCGCTGCCGATCCTGAACGAGCAGGCGCTGTCGGCGCAGTCCGCGCGGATCGACACGGTCTCCGGCGCCACCTACACCAGCGACGGCTACATCCGCTCGCTGCAGAGCGCGCTCGACAAGGCGGGCCTGTGA
- a CDS encoding FAD:protein FMN transferase, producing MTRHAEHVMGTVFSFDVRPLGGRPFDGRRDDEAGPLVTAALAEAVAWLHHVDEVFSTYKPGSPVSRLGRGEITLADCPPEVTDILRMCESVSRLSHGYFTAYPGGRLDPSAIVKGWAVDRASAILREAGLPDHCVNGGGDVRLSGAAAPGRTWRVGVAHPLRPGDLAAVVSGRDLAVATSGTAERGAHVVDPHTGRPATELASVTVIGPDLALADAYATGALAMGGAAREWVEELDGYEAFAVTAAGATWHTSGL from the coding sequence GTGACACGCCACGCCGAGCACGTGATGGGCACGGTGTTCTCCTTCGACGTACGTCCCCTCGGCGGGCGCCCCTTCGACGGGCGCCGCGACGACGAGGCCGGGCCGCTCGTCACGGCGGCCCTGGCGGAGGCGGTGGCCTGGCTGCACCACGTCGACGAGGTGTTCTCGACCTACAAGCCCGGCAGCCCCGTCAGCCGGTTGGGCCGGGGCGAGATCACCCTGGCCGACTGCCCGCCCGAGGTGACGGACATCCTCCGCATGTGCGAATCGGTGAGCCGCCTGTCCCACGGCTACTTCACCGCCTATCCCGGAGGCCGCCTCGATCCCTCGGCCATCGTCAAGGGCTGGGCGGTCGACCGGGCCTCCGCCATCCTGCGCGAGGCGGGCCTGCCCGACCACTGTGTGAACGGCGGCGGAGACGTGCGGCTGTCCGGCGCGGCGGCCCCCGGCCGTACCTGGCGGGTCGGCGTCGCCCACCCGCTCCGCCCGGGGGACCTCGCCGCCGTGGTGTCGGGCCGCGACCTCGCGGTGGCGACCTCGGGCACGGCCGAGCGCGGGGCGCACGTCGTCGACCCCCACACCGGCCGGCCCGCCACCGAGCTGGCCTCGGTGACGGTCATCGGCCCGGACCTCGCCCTCGCGGACGCGTACGCCACAGGAGCCCTCGCCATGGGCGGCGCGGCCAGGGAATGGGTGGAGGAACTGGACGGCTACGAGGCCTTCGCCGTCACCGCCGCCGGCGCGACCTGGCACACCTCCGGCCTCTGA
- a CDS encoding FAD-dependent monooxygenase → MSTVLISGAGIAGPTLAYWLARHGFRVTVVERGGEPRSSGNPVDVRGPAVPVAQQMGVMPRLRRAATGTTGVSFVDAAGRRAGRMDMRAVQRPDEVEVPRGDLASILYEASRDHAEFLFDDSITALGQDGHGVDVTFERAAPRRFDLVIGADGLHSVTRRLTFGQEEGTSQSGLVRHMGLYVATTPLADGAAGAGRDIIMHNTPGKAIAVNPRPAGAFFLYRSPAAPEFDHHDTEQHKRMLIDAFKDVSWRAPELLEQVRAADDLYFDSVSQVRLPRWSKGRVALLGDAASCVSLFGDGSTLAMVGAFTLAEALAAHSGDPVAAFRRYEAAHRRLVDPKQRNVAQASALLVPATRGGILARNLATRLWPAMAAATRLKHALAG, encoded by the coding sequence ATGAGCACAGTGCTGATCTCGGGGGCCGGGATCGCGGGCCCGACGCTGGCCTACTGGCTGGCGAGGCACGGATTCCGGGTCACGGTCGTGGAACGCGGGGGAGAGCCCCGGTCCAGCGGCAACCCGGTGGACGTCAGAGGCCCGGCCGTCCCGGTCGCACAACAGATGGGCGTCATGCCCCGGCTGCGCCGGGCCGCCACCGGCACGACGGGCGTCAGCTTCGTCGACGCGGCCGGCAGGCGGGCCGGCCGGATGGACATGCGCGCCGTGCAGCGGCCGGACGAGGTCGAGGTGCCGCGCGGCGACCTCGCGTCGATCCTGTACGAGGCGAGCCGCGACCACGCCGAGTTCCTCTTCGACGACTCCATCACGGCGCTCGGCCAGGACGGGCACGGGGTGGACGTCACCTTCGAGCGCGCCGCACCCCGCCGCTTCGACCTGGTGATCGGAGCCGACGGCCTGCACTCGGTGACGCGGCGCCTGACGTTCGGCCAGGAGGAGGGGACATCGCAGAGCGGACTCGTGCGCCACATGGGCCTGTACGTCGCGACGACGCCGCTCGCCGACGGGGCGGCCGGAGCGGGCCGGGACATCATCATGCACAACACGCCCGGCAAGGCGATCGCCGTCAACCCGCGGCCCGCGGGCGCGTTCTTCCTCTACCGCAGCCCGGCGGCGCCGGAGTTCGACCACCACGACACCGAGCAGCACAAGCGGATGCTGATCGACGCCTTCAAGGACGTGTCCTGGCGGGCGCCGGAACTGCTCGAACAGGTGCGCGCAGCCGACGACCTCTACTTCGACTCCGTCAGCCAGGTGCGCCTGCCACGGTGGTCGAAGGGCCGCGTCGCGCTCCTCGGCGACGCCGCGTCCTGCGTGTCGCTGTTCGGGGACGGTTCCACCCTGGCCATGGTGGGGGCGTTCACCCTCGCGGAGGCGCTGGCCGCCCACTCCGGCGATCCCGTGGCGGCCTTCCGGCGGTACGAGGCGGCACACCGGCGCCTGGTGGACCCCAAGCAGCGCAACGTCGCGCAGGCGTCGGCGCTTCTGGTCCCCGCGACGCGAGGCGGCATCCTCGCCAGGAACCTGGCCACCCGCCTCTGGCCCGCCATGGCCGCCGCCACGCGGCTCAAGCACGCTCTCGCGGGGTGA
- a CDS encoding TetR/AcrR family transcriptional regulator — protein sequence MAVEKGLRADARRNRDLIVAAAQELFLEQGVDVPLEEVARRAGVGVGTLYRRFPDRDALLRAVGEESLRRLVDLAETSWREEPDAWHALCRFLRGSVALRLGVLPAKLEPHLHQRLRVGPDLHEMRQRVIAAVLRMIERAQADGALRADIGPGDVALLMTLNVYTPPGMHNEQAMGRVVEIVLDGLRADAGSPLPGTPLDEDDLRHYTAVRLPPAQ from the coding sequence GTGGCAGTGGAGAAGGGGCTGCGCGCCGACGCGCGCCGCAACCGGGACCTGATCGTCGCCGCGGCCCAGGAGCTGTTCCTGGAGCAGGGCGTCGACGTGCCGCTGGAGGAGGTCGCCCGCCGGGCCGGCGTGGGCGTCGGCACGCTCTACCGCCGCTTCCCGGACCGGGACGCGCTTCTGCGGGCGGTGGGCGAGGAGAGCCTGCGCCGCCTCGTCGACCTGGCGGAGACGTCCTGGCGCGAGGAACCGGACGCCTGGCACGCGTTGTGCCGTTTCCTGCGCGGCTCGGTGGCCCTGCGGCTGGGCGTGCTGCCGGCGAAGCTCGAACCGCACCTGCACCAGCGGTTGCGCGTCGGCCCGGACCTGCACGAGATGCGGCAGCGGGTGATCGCCGCCGTCCTGCGGATGATCGAACGGGCACAGGCGGACGGCGCGCTGCGCGCCGACATCGGCCCCGGCGACGTCGCCCTGTTGATGACCCTGAACGTGTACACGCCGCCGGGCATGCACAACGAGCAGGCCATGGGACGCGTGGTGGAGATCGTGCTGGACGGCCTGCGCGCCGACGCGGGATCGCCCCTCCCCGGAACTCCGCTCGACGAGGACGATCTGCGCCACTACACCGCCGTACGGCTCCCGCCCGCGCAGTGA